The DNA region CGGCATAGTCGGTGATGCGCAGGTAGTACATCGGGATCTCGCGCTTTTCGACCAGCGCACCCGTGCGCCAGCCGCGACCGTCGACCACCTGTTCGTTGGCCAGCACGGTCTGATCGACCGGGTCCCAGTTGACCGTGCCGGTCTTCTTGTAGGCAATGCCGCGTTCGAGCAGCTTGAGAAAGAACCACTGGTTCCAGCGATAGTAGTCGGCATCGCAGGTGGCGACTTCGCGCTCCCAGTCGATAGCAAAGCCCAGGGCCTTGAGCTGGGTGCGCATGTGATCGATGTTGTTGCGCGTCCATTCGGCCGGCGGAACCGCATTGGCCATGGCGGCATTCTCCGCCGGCAGGCCGAAGGCATCCCAGCCCATGGGCTGCAGCACGCGCCTGCCCTGCATGCGCTGGTAACGTGAAATCACGTCGCTGATGGTGTAGTTGCGCATGTGCCCCATGTGCAGCTTGCCCGACGGGTAGGGAAACATGCTCAGGCAATAGAAACGGTCGCCGTCGCCGCTGTCGGCACGGTGGACATCGCTGGTTTGCCAGTATTCCTGGATTTCCGGCTCCAGTACGCCGGGATCGTAAGTCTCTGACACTTTGAGTCAGTTCCGATTGTGTGGGTCTTGTTCAGCTAAACAGAAGCGCCGCCCCGGGCATGCCGGGGCGGCGCAGGGCACCTCTGGGACAGCGGCTCAGTAGTCGCCGTTATCCTCATCGTCATCATCTTCGTCGACGAGCCTTGCCCAGGCCGCTTCGGCCTCTTCCCAGGCCTTCTCGGCCCGCTTCCGGGCATCGTCCCGGGCATCGCCGGTCAACTCGGTGGCCTCTGCCCAGGCCTCCTGTGCCTGTTCGCGGGCCCGCTCGGCTGCCTCGCGAGCTTCCTTCATGGCCTCGTCACCACCTTCACGGGTGGCTTCCCAGGCTTCCTCGGAACGCTCGCGGGCCTCCTCGGCCAATTCGACCGCGCGCTGCCACATGCGCTCGACGGCATCATCGTTGTCGTCGTTCTCGACCCGGTCGCGGACTTCCTCGGCCGCGTCCTCGGTCGTATCAACGGCCTCTTCATAGGCATCAGTTGCCTCTTCCTGCGCCTCATCCAGCGCTTCGGCGGCCTCCTCGGTCAGCTCGGGCTCGTCAGCATCATCTCTCTGACAGCCGGCCAGCATCAGGGCGGCAGCCATCAACAGTATCACCAGGTAACGCATTGCCTTACTCCTCAACAGTTGTGCTTCACGGCACACGGAGGGATATCGTAACGCCAAATCCTCCGCCTGGCACCCTGCGACACATCAATGCTGCGACTTCAGCCACTCCCACACGGCGCGCAGGCCCTGGCACTCACCACCGGCGGGCCGACCCGGGCGGTCGCCAAGGTTCCAGGCGTAGATGTCGAGGTGATAC from Wenzhouxiangella sp. AB-CW3 includes:
- a CDS encoding energy transducer TonB, which gives rise to MRYLVILLMAAALMLAGCQRDDADEPELTEEAAEALDEAQEEATDAYEEAVDTTEDAAEEVRDRVENDDNDDAVERMWQRAVELAEEARERSEEAWEATREGGDEAMKEAREAAERAREQAQEAWAEATELTGDARDDARKRAEKAWEEAEAAWARLVDEDDDDEDNGDY